Proteins from one Amycolatopsis benzoatilytica AK 16/65 genomic window:
- a CDS encoding sulfite oxidase-like oxidoreductase, which translates to MGVVTPGFTGRERGANPRLPPGQYLAEDFPVLSAGPTPRVSTDRWEFAVVAESGERRSWSWRELMDLPSEKITTDLHCVTQWSKLDTRWRGVPVDALIGDLETRADYLMAHSYGGYTTNLPLADLLDGQAWIAYEYDGKPLTPEHGGPARLLVPHLYLWKSAKWVRELRLATKDEPGFWEKVGYHDYGDPWREQRYQGD; encoded by the coding sequence ATGGGGGTTGTCACGCCAGGTTTCACCGGGCGCGAGCGCGGTGCCAACCCGCGCCTGCCGCCGGGGCAGTACCTGGCCGAAGACTTCCCGGTGCTGTCGGCCGGGCCGACGCCGCGGGTCAGCACGGATCGGTGGGAATTCGCGGTCGTGGCGGAAAGCGGTGAGCGCCGTTCGTGGTCCTGGCGTGAGCTGATGGACCTGCCGAGCGAGAAGATCACAACAGATCTTCACTGCGTGACTCAGTGGTCCAAATTGGACACGCGCTGGCGTGGTGTTCCGGTGGACGCGCTGATCGGTGACCTCGAAACTCGCGCCGACTACCTGATGGCGCATTCCTACGGCGGCTACACCACGAATCTTCCCCTCGCCGACCTGCTCGACGGCCAGGCTTGGATCGCGTACGAATACGACGGCAAGCCCCTCACTCCGGAACACGGAGGGCCGGCGCGTTTGTTGGTTCCGCACCTCTACCTGTGGAAATCGGCGAAGTGGGTACGCGAGCTGCGGCTCGCCACGAAAGATGAACCGGGCTTCTGGGAGAAGGTCGGCTACCACGATTACGGAGATCCATGGCGGGAACAGCGGTATCAGGGCGACTAG
- a CDS encoding pentapeptide repeat-containing protein, translating to MSEHDQEPASVETVEGRTYRKEDWYAEEFVSRRFVRCEFHQVDLTEAVTRGVTFLDCVFGNVQFNASRHTDSAFTGCEFKRCNLFDAEFTGCKLVGSRFQECDLRPLRVTGGDWSFVGLSGADLRGVTFQGVRMREADLAKANCSGAVFADVDLSGADLQDINIARAELRGSDLSALDLTRAVLTGAIVSPDQAAVLVTSLGLQVRG from the coding sequence ATGTCTGAGCACGACCAGGAACCGGCCAGCGTCGAGACGGTCGAAGGCCGCACTTACCGGAAGGAAGACTGGTACGCGGAAGAGTTCGTGTCGCGCCGGTTCGTGCGCTGCGAGTTCCATCAGGTCGACCTCACCGAGGCGGTCACCCGCGGCGTCACGTTCCTGGACTGTGTCTTCGGCAACGTGCAGTTCAACGCCTCCCGGCACACCGACTCGGCATTCACCGGATGCGAGTTCAAGCGATGCAACCTGTTCGACGCCGAGTTCACCGGGTGCAAGCTGGTCGGCAGCCGATTCCAGGAATGCGATCTTCGCCCGTTGCGAGTGACGGGCGGCGACTGGTCATTCGTTGGACTGTCCGGGGCGGACCTGCGTGGAGTCACGTTCCAGGGCGTTCGGATGCGCGAGGCAGACCTGGCCAAGGCGAACTGCTCCGGCGCGGTGTTCGCCGATGTGGACCTGTCCGGGGCGGACCTGCAGGACATCAACATCGCGCGTGCCGAGCTGCGCGGGAGCGACCTGTCGGCGCTGGATCTGACCCGTGCGGTGCTGACCGGTGCGATTGTGTCGCCCGATCAGGCCGCTGTGCTCGTCACATCGCTTGGCCTGCAGGTGCGCGGGTAG
- a CDS encoding DUF2993 domain-containing protein, translating into MSGTVVRDRVATARPDLIATPHSDGFRVRWRKHPHWGYLALAADIEDSAVVLTPTELHIGRWTRRPPKRIQPIVLPLPDLPKGLRLTGIRPDEDELTLTIAADEWPGRLARIPLPDLLSWLTTAAMTLTLPGFGTRSLP; encoded by the coding sequence GTGAGCGGAACCGTGGTGCGGGATCGGGTCGCCACCGCTCGCCCGGACCTGATCGCGACCCCGCACTCGGACGGCTTCCGGGTGCGGTGGCGGAAACATCCGCACTGGGGCTATTTGGCACTCGCCGCGGACATCGAAGACTCAGCAGTGGTACTGACCCCCACCGAGCTCCACATCGGACGGTGGACGAGGCGTCCGCCGAAACGGATCCAGCCGATTGTGCTGCCGTTGCCAGATCTGCCGAAAGGCCTGCGGCTGACCGGAATCCGGCCAGACGAGGACGAGCTGACACTGACGATCGCAGCCGACGAATGGCCCGGCAGACTCGCCCGGATTCCCTTGCCGGACTTGCTGAGCTGGCTGACGACGGCGGCAATGACGTTGACGCTTCCCGGATTCGGAACACGGTCCCTCCCCTGA
- the istA gene encoding IS21 family transposase: MLTLEEDVEAQALRAQGWSVSAIARHLGRDRKTIRRYLAGEVVPGKRRPAGPDPFEPFLGYCRARLADDPHLWAATLLDEVTELGYQGGYSTFTRALRRYQLRPHCEPCQVSRGRDVAIITHPPGEETQWDWLELPDPPASWGAGKQAHLLVGALAHSSKWRGVLADAEDFPHLVEALDAVVRRLGGVTQVWRFDRMATVCHPASGRITPAFSQVAKHYGVRSVTCPPRRGNRKGVVEKANHSAAQRWWRTLGDDVTIAEAQAGLDRLAAKLDSRRRVLDGERTTVAGLAAAERLHALPLVAFPAEFDLGRIVTPQALVSFRGNSYSVPPGLGGAQVQVRHRLGADVLRIVTEGGATVAVHHRAPDGAGRVVRDDGHVIALEHAAMGAFSTDRPCTHKTRRPPSAAALAEAARLRGLPATGPAAHVVIDLATYAATAAKLGSAPTYESKED, from the coding sequence ATGCTCACTCTGGAGGAAGACGTGGAGGCGCAGGCGCTGCGTGCTCAAGGCTGGTCGGTCTCGGCGATCGCGCGACATCTCGGACGCGACCGCAAGACGATCCGCCGCTACCTGGCCGGCGAGGTGGTGCCGGGCAAGCGACGGCCAGCGGGGCCGGACCCGTTCGAGCCGTTCCTCGGCTACTGCCGCGCCCGGCTGGCCGACGACCCGCACTTGTGGGCGGCGACGCTGCTGGACGAGGTCACCGAGCTCGGCTACCAAGGCGGCTACTCGACGTTCACCCGGGCGCTGCGCCGCTATCAGCTGCGCCCGCACTGCGAGCCTTGCCAGGTGTCCCGCGGCCGGGACGTCGCGATCATCACCCACCCGCCGGGCGAGGAAACCCAGTGGGACTGGCTCGAGCTGCCGGACCCACCGGCGAGCTGGGGCGCCGGGAAGCAGGCACATCTGCTGGTCGGCGCGCTGGCGCACTCGAGCAAGTGGCGCGGCGTCCTGGCCGATGCCGAGGACTTCCCGCACCTGGTCGAGGCCCTCGACGCGGTGGTCCGGCGCCTGGGCGGGGTGACCCAGGTCTGGCGCTTCGACCGGATGGCCACGGTCTGCCACCCCGCCTCAGGCCGGATCACGCCCGCATTTTCCCAGGTCGCGAAGCATTACGGGGTCCGGTCGGTGACGTGTCCGCCGCGGCGCGGGAACCGCAAGGGTGTGGTCGAGAAGGCCAACCACTCGGCCGCGCAACGCTGGTGGCGCACCCTCGGCGATGACGTCACGATCGCCGAGGCGCAGGCCGGGCTGGATCGTCTCGCGGCCAAGCTCGATAGCCGCCGCCGGGTCCTCGACGGTGAGCGCACCACGGTCGCCGGCCTGGCCGCGGCCGAGCGGCTGCACGCCCTGCCGCTGGTCGCGTTCCCGGCCGAGTTCGACCTCGGCCGGATCGTCACGCCGCAGGCGCTGGTTTCCTTTCGCGGCAACTCCTATTCCGTCCCGCCCGGGCTGGGCGGCGCGCAGGTTCAGGTCCGTCACCGGCTCGGCGCGGACGTGCTGCGGATCGTCACCGAGGGCGGCGCGACGGTCGCGGTCCACCACCGCGCCCCGGACGGGGCCGGCCGGGTCGTCCGCGACGACGGGCACGTGATCGCGCTCGAACACGCCGCGATGGGCGCGTTCAGCACCGATCGGCCCTGCACCCACAAGACGCGCCGGCCGCCGTCGGCGGCGGCGTTGGCCGAAGCAGCACGACTGCGCGGCCTGCCCGCGACGGGGCCCGCGGCCCACGTCGTGATCGACCTGGCCACCTACGCCGCCACCGCGGCGAAGCTGGGCAGCGCACCCACCTATGAGTCCAAGGAGGACTGA
- the istB gene encoding IS21-like element helper ATPase IstB — MSEARRYQQLRSHFSYLKLDNAAEALPRILDQARAENLSMTAALERLLEIEVNATEERRLAGRLRFACLPDPWTLADFDFAAQPGVDEKLIRDLATLRFLDDASNVLFVGPPGVGKTMLATALARGTAEAGNRVYFTTAADLAARCHKAAVEGRWATCMRFFAGPKLLVIDELGYLPLPGDGASALFQVINQRYLKSSTILTTNVGIADWATAFGDATVAAAMLDRLLHRATVVGIDGPSYRLRSHQSTSDKLRKAVNAHVS; from the coding sequence ATGAGCGAGGCCCGCCGCTATCAGCAACTCCGCTCGCACTTCTCCTACCTCAAGCTCGACAACGCCGCCGAAGCCCTGCCCCGCATCCTCGACCAGGCCCGCGCGGAGAACCTGTCGATGACCGCGGCGCTGGAGAGGCTGCTGGAAATCGAGGTCAACGCCACCGAAGAACGCCGCCTCGCCGGCCGGTTGCGGTTCGCCTGCCTCCCGGATCCCTGGACTCTGGCGGACTTCGACTTCGCCGCCCAACCCGGCGTCGACGAGAAACTCATCCGCGACCTGGCGACGCTGCGGTTCCTCGACGACGCCTCCAACGTGTTGTTCGTCGGGCCGCCCGGAGTCGGAAAGACCATGCTCGCCACAGCACTCGCGCGCGGCACGGCCGAAGCCGGCAACCGGGTCTACTTCACCACCGCAGCCGACCTCGCCGCCCGCTGCCACAAGGCCGCGGTCGAAGGACGCTGGGCCACCTGCATGCGGTTCTTCGCCGGACCGAAACTGCTCGTGATCGACGAGCTCGGCTATCTCCCACTGCCCGGCGACGGGGCCTCAGCGTTGTTCCAGGTGATCAACCAGCGTTACCTCAAGTCGAGCACGATCCTGACGACAAACGTCGGGATCGCTGACTGGGCAACGGCTTTCGGAGACGCGACCGTCGCCGCAGCGATGCTGGACCGGCTGCTGCACCGCGCGACCGTCGTCGGTATCGACGGCCCCTCCTATCGACTCCGCTCACATCAGTCCACATCGGACAAGCTGCGCAAGGCGGTGAACGCACATGTCTCCTGA
- a CDS encoding ATP-binding protein: MTQPALPREELRGLFLFEHLGDRQLDWIEQNAVREEFKADSVVIREGDPATCFYVLLNGALRMTRVVAGAEVEMKRSDQRGSYCGATQFLAYQDSEATYGATIYAVSDLTFLALPAAEFAVEFRQWFPMAAHLLEGMYLGWRNTDALVSSRRRLVALGELSAGLMHELNNPAAAAVRATAALRERVAGMRHKLAILAKKDIDPDLLELLLDVQERLVKQVGDAPRLSAMQQADREDEIGDWFDEHGIDQGWDLASIFVAAGLTSDNLDHVLESVGEGLLDGAVRWLAYALETEMLMGEIEDSTSRVSTLVGAAKQYSQMDRAPHQFIDVHEGLNSTLVMMSGKLGDGIRVVKEYDCSVDRVPAYAAELNQVWTNIIDNAVGAMGGQGTLTLRTWQVGKQVRVEIGDTGPGIPEEVRQRIFEPFFTTKGVGEGTGLGLDISWRIIVERHSGDIKVTSEPGDTRFEVCLPVEEQASL, from the coding sequence GTGACTCAGCCCGCTTTGCCGCGCGAGGAACTGCGCGGCCTGTTCTTGTTCGAGCACCTCGGCGACCGGCAGCTCGACTGGATCGAGCAGAACGCGGTCCGCGAGGAGTTCAAAGCCGACTCCGTAGTGATCCGCGAGGGCGACCCGGCGACCTGCTTCTACGTCCTGCTCAACGGCGCGTTGCGGATGACGCGCGTGGTGGCGGGGGCCGAAGTCGAGATGAAGCGGTCCGATCAACGCGGTTCCTATTGCGGGGCAACGCAATTCCTGGCCTACCAGGACAGCGAGGCCACTTACGGCGCGACCATTTACGCGGTGAGCGACCTGACGTTCCTCGCGCTTCCCGCCGCGGAGTTCGCCGTCGAGTTCCGGCAATGGTTCCCGATGGCGGCGCACTTGCTCGAGGGCATGTATCTCGGCTGGCGCAACACCGACGCGCTGGTGTCCTCGCGCCGTCGGCTCGTTGCTCTCGGCGAACTTTCCGCCGGGTTGATGCACGAACTCAACAACCCGGCCGCAGCCGCGGTGCGAGCCACCGCGGCGCTGCGAGAACGGGTGGCCGGCATGCGGCACAAGCTCGCGATACTGGCCAAGAAGGACATCGACCCGGACCTGCTCGAACTGCTGCTCGACGTGCAGGAACGGCTCGTCAAGCAGGTCGGCGACGCGCCGCGGCTGAGCGCTATGCAGCAGGCCGACCGCGAGGATGAAATCGGCGACTGGTTCGACGAGCACGGCATCGACCAGGGCTGGGACCTCGCGAGTATCTTCGTCGCCGCCGGGCTCACCTCGGACAACCTCGACCATGTATTGGAGTCCGTAGGCGAAGGGCTGCTCGACGGCGCGGTTCGCTGGCTCGCGTATGCGCTCGAAACCGAGATGCTGATGGGCGAGATCGAAGATTCCACCAGCCGGGTATCCACGCTCGTCGGCGCGGCGAAGCAGTATTCGCAGATGGATCGCGCGCCGCATCAGTTCATCGACGTCCACGAAGGGCTCAACTCCACCCTGGTGATGATGTCGGGCAAGCTCGGCGACGGAATCCGCGTGGTCAAGGAGTACGACTGCTCCGTCGACCGGGTTCCCGCCTACGCCGCCGAACTGAATCAGGTGTGGACCAACATCATTGACAACGCGGTCGGCGCCATGGGCGGCCAGGGCACGCTCACCTTGCGCACGTGGCAGGTCGGCAAACAAGTGCGGGTCGAGATCGGCGACACCGGGCCAGGCATCCCGGAAGAGGTGCGGCAGCGCATTTTCGAGCCGTTCTTCACCACGAAAGGTGTCGGCGAAGGGACCGGGCTCGGGCTGGACATCTCGTGGCGGATCATCGTGGAGCGGCACTCGGGCGACATCAAGGTGACTTCTGAACCTGGCGACACGCGGTTCGAGGTCTGTCTTCCGGTGGAGGAGCAGGCGTCGCTCTGA
- a CDS encoding FAD-dependent oxidoreductase, translating to MSQPILMTVDDDPAVSRSVARDLRRRYGKDYRVIRADSGADALDALREIKLRGDAVAAILADYRMPHMDGIVFLEKAMDLFPNARRALLTAYADTDAAIQAINVVDVDHYLLKPWDPPEEKLYPVIDSLVETWRAVGDRPVEQTKLIGHRYSAPSFQIRDFLARNAVPYRWYSVEDEEAGRILQAAGACQTDIPVVVTPDGAVLKQPSGSEIADAVGLSTQPAQDFYDLVVIGGGPAGLGAAVYGASEGLRTVLVERKATGGQAGTSSRIENYLGFPDGVSGAQLTDRARRQAQKFGAEVLTARDVVGLEARGSSRVVSFGDGSEIAAHSVILSSGVTYRALEADGVEDLTGRGVYYGSAATEAPECTDDHVYIVGGANSAGQAAVFFAQHAAEVTLLVRGASLETSMSHYLIEQIAGIGNIHVRTHTSVVKAHGADHLEAITICKDGVTETVDTGHLFIFIGAAPRTEWLGTDVLRDAHGFVRTGPDLLEDGRRPPGWHLDRDPHYLESSVPGVFVAGDVRSQSVKRVASAVGEGAMAVTLVHRYLEEQ from the coding sequence GTGAGCCAGCCGATCCTGATGACCGTCGACGACGACCCCGCCGTTTCGCGGTCGGTGGCGCGCGACCTGCGTCGCCGCTACGGCAAGGACTATCGCGTCATCCGCGCCGATTCCGGTGCTGACGCCCTCGATGCCCTTCGCGAGATAAAACTGCGCGGCGACGCGGTGGCGGCGATCCTCGCCGACTACCGAATGCCGCACATGGACGGCATCGTCTTCCTCGAGAAGGCGATGGACCTGTTCCCCAACGCCCGGCGTGCCCTGCTGACCGCGTACGCCGACACCGACGCCGCGATCCAGGCGATCAATGTCGTCGATGTTGACCACTACCTGCTCAAGCCGTGGGACCCGCCCGAGGAGAAGTTGTACCCGGTCATCGACTCCCTGGTGGAGACATGGCGGGCAGTCGGCGACCGTCCGGTGGAGCAGACGAAGCTGATCGGTCACCGGTACTCGGCGCCGTCGTTCCAGATCCGCGACTTCCTCGCCCGCAACGCGGTGCCGTACCGGTGGTACTCGGTGGAAGACGAGGAAGCTGGTCGCATCCTTCAGGCCGCCGGTGCGTGCCAGACCGACATTCCGGTCGTGGTGACGCCGGATGGTGCGGTGCTGAAACAGCCTTCGGGCAGCGAGATCGCGGACGCGGTGGGCTTGTCCACGCAGCCAGCGCAGGACTTCTACGACCTGGTGGTGATCGGCGGCGGGCCGGCCGGACTCGGCGCTGCGGTCTACGGCGCTTCCGAGGGCCTGCGGACCGTTCTCGTCGAGCGGAAAGCGACTGGCGGCCAGGCTGGGACCAGTTCGCGGATCGAGAACTACCTGGGCTTCCCCGACGGAGTCTCCGGCGCGCAGCTTACCGACCGGGCTAGGCGACAGGCGCAGAAGTTCGGCGCGGAGGTGCTCACCGCGCGAGACGTGGTGGGACTCGAGGCGCGCGGATCGAGCCGGGTGGTGTCCTTCGGCGACGGATCCGAGATCGCGGCCCACTCTGTGATTCTCTCGAGCGGGGTCACTTATCGCGCTCTCGAAGCCGACGGAGTCGAGGACCTGACCGGCCGGGGCGTCTACTACGGGTCTGCCGCGACGGAAGCCCCGGAGTGCACGGACGACCACGTGTACATCGTCGGCGGAGCGAACTCCGCGGGCCAAGCCGCGGTGTTCTTCGCGCAGCACGCCGCCGAGGTGACCCTGCTGGTGCGGGGCGCGTCGCTGGAAACGTCGATGTCGCACTATCTGATCGAGCAGATCGCCGGCATCGGGAATATCCACGTGCGTACTCACACGTCGGTGGTCAAAGCTCACGGGGCCGATCACCTCGAGGCCATCACGATCTGCAAAGACGGCGTGACCGAGACAGTGGACACCGGGCACCTCTTCATCTTCATCGGAGCCGCTCCTCGCACGGAGTGGCTGGGGACGGACGTGCTGCGGGACGCCCACGGATTCGTCCGCACCGGTCCGGATCTGCTCGAGGACGGCCGGCGGCCGCCGGGATGGCATCTGGACCGCGATCCGCACTACCTGGAGTCGTCCGTGCCCGGTGTCTTCGTCGCCGGAGACGTGCGATCGCAGTCGGTGAAACGCGTGGCCTCGGCCGTCGGCGAGGGTGCCATGGCCGTGACCCTGGTCCACCGTTACTTGGAGGAACAGTGA
- a CDS encoding coagulation factor 5/8 type domain-containing protein, with the protein MPGAEIQRTVDGIFAEQEKNQFGSQRYAVLFKPGEYAADVNVGFYTQVLGLGRTPDDVTINGAVHVEADWFPPNNATRNFWRGAENLSVNPVGGADQWAVSQASPYRRMHIRGDLRLDDGGWSSGGWISDTKIDGRVRSGSQQQWISRDSQFGGWTGSTWNMVFVGVEGAPAGTFPDPPYTTVDRTPVVREKPCLQVDEAGNYCVFVPALRSATSGVTWEHFGGPGVSLPIEEFFVVLPGASAAEMNAALAAGKNLLITPGVYCLEETLRVTRPDTVVLGLGIATFVPLGGIAAVEVADVDGVKIAGLLVEAGTTASAVLMQIGPPGADADHSANPVSLHDVFFRVGGAVAGKAHTSLVVNSNHVIGDHLWIWRADHGADDSCVGWSVNTGDTGLVVNGDEVTVYGLFVEHFQKTQVVWNGDGGRTYFFQNEMPYDVPDQAVWMNGATEGYPAYLVTSAATRHEAWGLGSYCYFNANPSVASECAFSGPDSPGVRFHSLVTVSLNYQGTIAHVINGTGATTPADTQPVNVTRHP; encoded by the coding sequence ATGCCGGGCGCAGAGATCCAGCGCACGGTGGACGGGATCTTCGCGGAGCAGGAGAAGAACCAGTTCGGCAGCCAGCGCTATGCCGTGCTGTTCAAGCCGGGGGAGTACGCCGCTGACGTCAACGTCGGTTTCTATACCCAGGTTCTGGGCCTGGGCCGGACTCCGGACGACGTCACGATCAACGGTGCCGTGCACGTCGAGGCGGACTGGTTCCCGCCGAACAACGCGACGCGAAACTTCTGGCGTGGTGCGGAGAACCTGTCCGTGAACCCGGTCGGGGGCGCGGATCAATGGGCGGTTTCGCAGGCGAGCCCGTATCGCCGGATGCACATCCGCGGAGACCTCCGGCTCGACGACGGCGGCTGGTCGAGTGGAGGCTGGATCTCGGACACGAAGATCGACGGCCGGGTCCGGTCCGGGTCTCAGCAGCAGTGGATCTCGCGCGATTCGCAGTTCGGCGGCTGGACCGGGTCGACCTGGAACATGGTGTTCGTCGGCGTGGAGGGTGCGCCAGCTGGCACGTTCCCGGACCCGCCGTACACGACGGTGGACCGAACTCCTGTCGTTCGCGAGAAGCCTTGCCTGCAAGTGGACGAGGCCGGGAATTACTGCGTGTTCGTGCCCGCGCTCCGGTCTGCTACCTCGGGCGTCACCTGGGAGCACTTCGGTGGGCCAGGCGTCTCGTTGCCGATCGAGGAGTTCTTCGTCGTTTTGCCGGGTGCCAGCGCGGCCGAGATGAATGCGGCGCTTGCGGCGGGAAAGAACCTCCTGATCACTCCCGGGGTGTACTGCCTGGAGGAGACACTGCGGGTGACTCGGCCGGACACGGTGGTGTTGGGGCTCGGCATCGCGACCTTCGTGCCGCTCGGCGGGATCGCCGCGGTCGAAGTGGCCGATGTGGACGGTGTGAAGATCGCCGGTCTGCTGGTGGAAGCCGGGACGACCGCGTCGGCTGTCCTGATGCAGATCGGGCCGCCGGGCGCGGACGCCGACCACTCGGCGAACCCGGTCTCGCTGCACGACGTGTTCTTCCGCGTCGGCGGGGCGGTGGCCGGCAAGGCGCACACCAGCCTGGTCGTCAACAGCAACCATGTCATCGGCGATCACCTGTGGATCTGGCGGGCTGACCACGGAGCGGACGACAGCTGCGTCGGCTGGAGCGTCAACACCGGGGACACCGGCTTGGTCGTGAACGGCGACGAAGTCACGGTCTACGGCCTCTTCGTCGAGCACTTCCAGAAAACCCAGGTGGTGTGGAACGGAGACGGCGGGCGCACCTACTTCTTCCAGAACGAGATGCCCTATGACGTCCCGGACCAAGCTGTCTGGATGAACGGCGCGACGGAGGGCTACCCGGCGTATCTCGTCACCTCGGCGGCGACCCGGCACGAGGCCTGGGGACTGGGCAGCTACTGCTACTTCAACGCCAACCCGTCGGTGGCCTCGGAGTGTGCGTTCTCTGGGCCGGATTCGCCGGGTGTGCGGTTCCACAGCCTGGTCACAGTGTCGCTCAACTATCAGGGGACCATCGCGCACGTGATCAACGGCACCGGAGCGACGACGCCGGCGGACACGCAGCCGGTGAACGTAACGCGCCATCCATAG